The Anabaena sp. PCC 7108 region TCACCGCGTCACCGTGTCCCCGTGTCTCCGCGTCCCGACTTCCCCGCGTCACCGCGTCTCCGCGTCTCCGCGTCTCCGCGTCCCGACTTCCCTACCTCCCCACCTCCCCTAAAATCCCATTGCTTCAGCTACGGCTTTAACTTCTGCGTCAATACCCTGTTTAAATTGACTGTGACTGTGCTTAATTGCTGTATCTGGGTCTTTAAGACCGTTTCCGGTGAGGACACAAACTACTGTTGCACCTGTAGGAACTTGGTCTTTTACCTTTAATAACCCTGCCACAGAAGCCGCACTGGCAGGTTCACAAAATATACCTTCTGATGATGCTAGGAGTCTATAAGCATCAAGGATTTCTTCGTCTGTGACGGCGTTGAAGCTTCCCTGACTGGCTGATTGGGCGGCGATCGCTTTATCCCAACTAGCAGGATTACCAATTCTAATTGCTGTGGCTAAGGTTTCTGGATTTGCTACTGGTTTACCATTTACCAAGGGTGCAGCACCAGCAGCTTGAAAGCCCATCATTTTCGGTAAGCGATCGCATTTACCGATTTGATGATATTGACAAAATCCCATCCAATATGCTGTGATATTTCCCGCATTTCCCACAGGTATACATAACCAATCGGGAGCATTACCCAAAGCATCGACAACTTCAAATGCGCCTGTTTTCTGTCCTTCCAAGCGGTAGGGGTTGACAGAATTCACCAAGGTAATCGGATAACTATCTGCCATTTCCCGGACTATTTCCAACGCCCGGTCAAAATTGCCTTTAATTGCTAATACCTCAGCCCCATAGAGTAATGCTTGTGCTAACTTACCCAAAGCAACATAGCCGTCAGGAATCAACACAAAAGGTTTCATTCCCCCACGGCGAGCATAAGCTGCGGCTGCGGCAGAAGTGTTACCTGTACTAGCGCAAATTACCGCTTTAGCACCTGCTTCTTTAGCTTTGGTAATGGCCATGGTCATCCCCCGATCTTTGAAGCTACCGGTAGGGTTAAGACCATCATATTTAACAAATACCTTAACCTGTCTGCCAATGCGTTCTGCGATCGCTGGCACTGGTATCAAGGGCGTGTTACCTTCCAACAAGGTAACAACTGGAGTGCTTTCACTGACAGGCAAGTATTCACGATAGGCTTCTATCAGTCCAGGCCAGGGTTGGCGATGAGATTTAGCAACAGACAAGCTCAAAGTCACAGGATTCAAAACTTCTTAACTAGGGATTGAAGATGGGAAAATTGTCTTTTATCTTAGTGGTGTCAATAACTTTACCACGCTGATGGCGATCTTCAGCTGCCGCGTCTACAAATTGCATGATTCTTCTTTCAAACCTCTGCTGCTGTTGAGAACGCTGCCTTGTTGCTTGAATGTATAAACTATCAAAGCACAATAGATCATTGGTGGAACTGAGGCGCTATCATCGTAGTTTCTTATGACTTAACTGACAATCTATTAGATTATGTGATTAAAAGTATACAATGATTTAAGAAAGCTTAAGATAGCAATATTATAATATCTCAAATGGTGTGAGTTAAGTTTGCAAATGAGTATAACCATGTCCAATTTGTCATCCAGTGTTGCCAGTTGCGAATCTCATAGCGAATTAGTCAAGAAACTGACTAAGGCTTATTATCGAGACGACCAGCAAGAGAAGTTTATGGATTTACAAGCAGAAGTAGATTCTTTACTGCAACAGTTACAGAATCTCAAGAGCCAAAAGCTAGAATCTTGCAACCAGGAAGAATAAACTAAAAAATTTAGTGGCTATTCAAAGCGCTGATTAGTTTCCGACCAGCGCTTTAGAATGTATCTATCAGCACTTTCTACCAATAAAATTAGAGATTGGTCATTGGCAGGATGAGCGATCGCACTTAGAGCTTGCTGTGATTTTGGGCTAAAGTCATTATAGATAACCTTACCAGTATTCGAGAAAATCAGAGTCCGGGGACGTTTTTGAGCTTCTACATTTCCCCCCTTGATAGACGGTTTGATAGGCGCTGACTGATTCAATGATTCTATCGCTGCACCCGAAATAGTCAGAACTACGTCCAGATTACCGTCATTAGTGACATCAATCAGTTGTACAGGCCAATCACCCATTTTTACCTGCATCTCTGGGAATTTGGGAACAGCACCACTAAGGGGCATATCACCAGATTTTTGCCAAGAACGCCATGTATTTTCTAGCATTAACTGGACTAATTGGGGATTTTGTTGATAGAGTTCTTGGACAGTAATAGGAGATGGTTGTACCCATTCTAAGGCTGCCGGCGTGAGAGCTAAAGGTTTGGGTTGAAGAGAATTATTTTGAGTTTGAGGAATAGCCACACCAGCAGCTAAAAGCCGTAAAACACCATTCCGAAGTTGTACTGCTTTAATAGTCGCAGGACTAATTTGCTGTTCTCCATCCTGTAACCACACAATTATTTGGATAGTAGGATCAGTACTAATTCCCAATAGGTTTGCCCAAAATTGGCTAGACTGAGATTTTGGTGGGTTTAAATTAGTAAACGGGTAACTCAGCCAACTAGCAAGGTGATGAAATGCACTTACATTTATCTCATACCATACCTGGTTATCCGTAATCTTTAAATCTGCTGTTCCCGGTATCAGTACCCAATCAGCATCATTAACTAGGCTAATTTGTTGTACCCCACCAATAATTTGACTGATATGAGTAGTTGTCACCTCATAATTGAGTTTTGCTAATAAATCTTGAAAATAGGTGAGATTTTCCTGATTGATGCTTGGTTGTTCCTGTAACCAAGAAGTAGCACGTTGTTCTCCCCGTTGTACGGCTAACATCAAATATGCCCAAGCCAATACAGATTGTCTATTAGGGTTGAGTCGCAACGCTACAGCTGTACGATTCCATAAACTACCTCTATCTGTTTTCAGCAAGGTAGCAATTTCTTGGGCATTTTGAGAAGATGCTGTAAATAGCTGTAAAGCTTTCTCCCAGCGACCATCAATTAAATCTGTCAATACTTGCTGACTGGGACTAGCCCAAATTTTATCAGCTTGGCTTTTGGTGAATTGGGAATGAAGGCGAATTAAATCGATTTGCGCCTGTACAGCCGCTGGAAAAGGTTTTTTACGATTTTTCTGGAGAGATGTCAACCAAGCCAACGCCGGAGACCACATTCCATTTCGGGCTAATAATAGGGATTTTTGATAGCCAAAGTCCTCAAATACTGATTTAAGGTTAATTTCTTCCAGCACCACAGAATTAGGGACTAAATCGCCAGCTTTGATTTGGTAAACTTGCAGATGGGGTTCTAAACCTACAGTCTGGTCGATAACTAACTCTTTTGCGGTACTACCAGTTACTTGCTCCCATTTAGGTAGTTGCCCATTGGGGTTTTTCCAAGATAACATTGGCTGTAAGCTTCTATTGCCAGGATTGTAGTAATAAATTTGACCGTAGACGATAGAACTATCTTCTTGTTTGTATTCCCCCCGCAGATTAAACCAGAATCCTGGTAAGGATGTAGAGTTTTCAAAAGCTTTTATCTCAGTGAAAAATAAGTTCTTTTTTCCCTCTTGATTGTTGGTATCTGATGCAATTTCGCCAAAAGGGGATTTCACAAAGAATTCTGTCAGACCAGTCACAGACATTTGCGTGACTAGATTGTAGTATTTTTCTGGATGCAATTGGAATTCTAAGGACTTGGAGCGCTGATAAACCCTCAATTCTACTAGTTCTTGACAATTAGACTGACAATTAGCACGTTTTTGGAAGATTGGTAGTAGAAATGACTTCTGTTGCTGATCATCTAAATATATAATTTCCCCAGCTATGCGGTTTTTTTGACTTAAGCTAAGTTGAATTGCTGGGAGAGTTTGGGGGCGATCGCTCTGACTCAGTGGAAGTTGCGCCCATTCTGGTAAAATTTCATTTAGCCAGCTAACCTGTTCTGGGTTGAAAATGAAGAGAATACTAATCCAGCCAAAAGCTATGATGACACCAGTACTACTTAATAAAATCATCAGCGCTACGGTTGACAACAGCCAACTGTGCCATTTAGGCTCTTTTTTAGGTCTTTTAGCGCTCTTCTTCATCGCACCTGTACGAGGCTGATTGATTCGAGCAAGTTTTTGCGTCAGCTTCCGCGAGTGCTTTCCCATCTTAGTTTTCAGTCACCCTAGATAATCTTTTGGGCTGGGTATTTTGTCTTTTATACCCTGACTTTGCAAAGTTGCCCATAATTGTTAAGTTTAAATTTTTACATTTTACCAAAAAGCTTAATTATCTAGGACTTAGGCACTGTATAAACCTGTCATGATCTAAATGAACGAAATTAAGCATAGGGAAATCAGTAATGTTGGTCGGTGTTAGCGAAGCGGCACGAAGTGCGGAATGATATCATGTCCAGTTGAATACTTTATGACTTACGCATTGACAAGATTCCTCAAATATGTAATATGAATTATATTTCTTGTAGGGTGCGTCAGACACGATATTTTCACAAAAAACAGATTCTCTCTATCTGACGCACCTTACTCAATAAGTTATTCCCAAAGGCGAAAACGACGCAATTTCGTTCATTCACATCATGGCAGATTCGTACAGTGCGTAAGTCCTATACTTATCATTTAGACTGACGCTCAAGACACGGGGACGCGGAGAATTTTTTTTGATAAGTGATTAGGCGGACATGATATGAATATTTCTTGGTTTTTTCCAAACAAATATTTGATATAATTTTAACAAGTAAATGTAATCCAATTAAATGCTGAAAAGCAGCCTATTAAAATAAAAGCTAATTGTTTGGCTCAACCAAAGAACGGTGGGCGCAGGGTTTTAAAGCTCAGTCAACGTCTTCATAGAAGAGTCACGCTCGTTGCCCACACTTACCCGTTCGCGTCAGTGTGCCTATAGCTTGCGTGGCGACGCAGGAGCCTTGGGAGTGTGTGGAGTATATCACGAGTTATCTAAATATAAAAAAGGTTTGGTTAGCCACCAAACCTTCATATAAATCCAGTGCATAACAACATCCCAACCTAATTTAACCTGTCTGGTTTTATTGAAGCATCTTCCTATGGGATGTGTACAAATATCTTGAAAGCTGATAATGTGCTATACCTTAACAGTTAAGAAAATTCCGGGAAGAAAACTTTGTTCTGTTTCTGTTTTTACCCTGCAAAAATGCCTACTTTATGGTTAAGGTCGTAAATGTAAAACTATTGATAATTTCCATACTTGTTGATTTTTACTGTTAATAGAAAACGGGAAACAATTTTTAACTTTCAACAAGTTATGACAATACACAGGGCGGTTAGGACACCAAAAGACTTTTCAGACTCTTACCTGCTATATAACTGTGATTAGTAGGTATTTGGCATTTTTGCACTTATCTATCACAGTAGCTTGATATATTGCAGAAATTACCAAGATGTTTTTAAATTTTATACTACAGACACAGTAAAGTCCGTCTTTATTTGTTTATTTTTGGGGATTTGGCAATTTGGCAGAAAATGATAAAATACCTATGTTATCCTAAGTAAAATGCTTAGGATTAATAATGAATAAAGACAATTAGCACGATCTAAATCGATGTTATTTTTGTTGATTTCATTTGCTATCCTGACAACCTATTGAATCTTAAATTTGTTATTTTTGTTTCTTATTCCAAGGTGTATTACCACTTTCAAGCTATTAGTACGGACGGGTATTTATCCCGTCCTTTATTTTTGGCAAATGCAAGGAATAGAAAAACTAAATCGATACATTCCTAACTTCTGCTATGTATGCGCGACTTATTAAACTAAAGCTGCGGTATCTTTTAGAGCAAAAATTTTCTCAATGATATCTTCTACAACTTTATCAGGTGTAGAAGCACCAGAGGTTATACCCACGACTATTTCTCCTGTTGGTAACCAGTTTTCTGTTGTTACCAAATCTCCTGTTAATTGCCGATGTTCAATGGACTTACCAGATTTAATCCGCTCAACACAATCAATGTGATAAGAAGGAATACTGCGATCAAAAGCAATTTGTTGTAATTGAGTAGTATTTGATGAATTAAACCCACCAATTACGACCATTAAATCTAGATTATCTTCCACTAATTCTAACATCGCATCTTGACGTTCTTGGGTAGCATCGCAGATGGTATTAAAGTTTTGGAAATGCAGATTTAATGCTGTTGGTCCATATTTCTGCATCATGGTTCTCTCAAAGATTTTACCAATTTTCTCGGTGTCACCTTTAAGCATGGTAGTTTGGTTAGCAATACCCACTTTTTCTAAATCTTTGTCAGGATCAAATCCAGCGGAACAAGCTTTAGCAAATTTCGCTAAAAATTCTTCTCGGTTGCCACCATTAAGAATATAGTTAGTTACATATTCTGCTTCTTGTAAATTCAATACAATCAGGTATTTCCCAGCAAAGGAACTAGTAGCAACGGTTTCCTCGTGCTTATATTTACCATGAATAATGGAAGTGTATTCGCCTTTTTTGTGTTTTTCAACGGTATTCCAAACTTTAGAAACCCACGGACAAGTAGTATCAACTATTTTGCAGCCTTTATCATGCAAAATTTGCATTTCTTGAACGCTGGCACCAAAAGCTGGTAGGATTACCACATCACCTTGATCAACAATAGAAAAGTCCTTTGTATTAGCTTCAACAGGGATAAATTGTACTTCCATTTCCTGCATTCGCTGATTCACAGAGGGATTGTGAATAATTTCATTGGTAATCCAAATGCGTTCTGTGGGGAAGTGCTGACGAGTTTCATAGGCCATGGCGACTGCACGTTCTACACCCCAGCAAAAGCCAAAAGCTTGTGCTAGTCGGATGGTAACATTACCTCTTTGGAGAGTGTAGTTGCGATCGCGTATTTGCTGAATCAAGTTGCTTTGATACTCGGACTGCAACTGGGTAGCTACTTCGGCTTGATGACCAAACCCTTTGCGGTTGTAATTTTCTGAATGTTGTAGGCTACGTTTAAAAGCTTTGGTATCCATTTAGGTTTTGCCACTAAAATCACTTTTTCTTATTTTCTCGTGCCAAGGGGCGATTTAGATGGATAAATCAGTTATCTATTAAAAAAACTCCCCGTCTCCCAATCTCCCAATCTCCCAATCTCCCAATCTCCCAATCTCCCCATCTCCCCATCTCCCCATCTCACCGTCTCCCCGCGTCCCCGCGTCCCCGTGTCTCCGCGTCCCCGCGTCCCCGCGTCCCCGTGTCTCCCCATCTCCGCGTCCCCGTGTCTCCCAATCTCCCCATCTCCGCGTCCCCGCGTCCCCGCGTCTTCCCTATTAAATCCTCTCTCGACTAGTCCCTAGCTGGTTTTCTTGACGTTGGGGTGCTAATTGCTTGTTGTTATAAATCTGCAATGCAGTTCGCCAGACTAGATAGCCTTGAGGATTGAGATGTAAACCATCAGTAGTCAATTCCTGGTTGAGATTACCTTGCTTATTGGTGAACAAGGGATGTAAATCCAGATATTTGACATCTTGTCTAGTTGCTATTTTTTGTATTTCTTCATTTAATTGGCGAATGCGACTATTGGGAATAGCGAGTAATTTCGCCTTTCCTTCCCATGTTGCTTCCTCTCCCCCATGAGGTAATATTGATTGGACAAAGATTTGCGATTGGCGGTGATTCCTTCGCAAATAACGGAGAATTTGCCGCTGATTGGCTAAAATTTCCTGATCACTTACGCCTCGAATGAGGTCATTAATACCAATCATTACTAAAATTGTCTCTGGCTGAGTCTGGTCAAATAAATCTAATCTTTTTAATAGTCCATCGCTAGTTTCACCGGATATAGCCTGATTTAGCCAAGTTCTATCTTCTGGTAATAACTCCGGTGGAAACCACAAACTCAGAGAATCTCCAGCCATTATAGTTAAATGCTGAGGAGACTTAGCAGCCGCTACTGTTGCTTCTTGTTTGAGGACATCTAACCATTGTCGATAGTTAAGTTTATGGCGAGGGCCTAACTCCGATACTACAGGTCGGTTTATATTGTTGAGGTTGACTGGTGCTGGAGAAGTTGTGGTTGCAAACGCAGTGGTCAATTGCTGCTGTCGCCAAATCAGCAGGATGACGGACAACATCAAGATACCATTGGTGATCAGTAAGAAAAATCCCCAGACAGGAAATGTTTTTACAGGAGTGGACACGACTAAAAAATTAAAAATAAAAAAATCAAAATGACTTCTGTCGTCAGTCTGATGGCGAGTAAGTTAAATGTACATCAGGCTAACAAACTTTAGCAATTTTGATTCATGGGAGTTTCCCGGTAGGTTAGGAAAATCTCTTTAATTTACAATGTCTTCACCAA contains the following coding sequences:
- a CDS encoding 4-hydroxy-3-methylbut-2-enyl diphosphate reductase; protein product: MDTKAFKRSLQHSENYNRKGFGHQAEVATQLQSEYQSNLIQQIRDRNYTLQRGNVTIRLAQAFGFCWGVERAVAMAYETRQHFPTERIWITNEIIHNPSVNQRMQEMEVQFIPVEANTKDFSIVDQGDVVILPAFGASVQEMQILHDKGCKIVDTTCPWVSKVWNTVEKHKKGEYTSIIHGKYKHEETVATSSFAGKYLIVLNLQEAEYVTNYILNGGNREEFLAKFAKACSAGFDPDKDLEKVGIANQTTMLKGDTEKIGKIFERTMMQKYGPTALNLHFQNFNTICDATQERQDAMLELVEDNLDLMVVIGGFNSSNTTQLQQIAFDRSIPSYHIDCVERIKSGKSIEHRQLTGDLVTTENWLPTGEIVVGITSGASTPDKVVEDIIEKIFALKDTAALV
- the thrC gene encoding threonine synthase, producing MTLSLSVAKSHRQPWPGLIEAYREYLPVSESTPVVTLLEGNTPLIPVPAIAERIGRQVKVFVKYDGLNPTGSFKDRGMTMAITKAKEAGAKAVICASTGNTSAAAAAYARRGGMKPFVLIPDGYVALGKLAQALLYGAEVLAIKGNFDRALEIVREMADSYPITLVNSVNPYRLEGQKTGAFEVVDALGNAPDWLCIPVGNAGNITAYWMGFCQYHQIGKCDRLPKMMGFQAAGAAPLVNGKPVANPETLATAIRIGNPASWDKAIAAQSASQGSFNAVTDEEILDAYRLLASSEGIFCEPASAASVAGLLKVKDQVPTGATVVCVLTGNGLKDPDTAIKHSHSQFKQGIDAEVKAVAEAMGF
- a CDS encoding SGNH/GDSL hydrolase family protein → MSTPVKTFPVWGFFLLITNGILMLSVILLIWRQQQLTTAFATTTSPAPVNLNNINRPVVSELGPRHKLNYRQWLDVLKQEATVAAAKSPQHLTIMAGDSLSLWFPPELLPEDRTWLNQAISGETSDGLLKRLDLFDQTQPETILVMIGINDLIRGVSDQEILANQRQILRYLRRNHRQSQIFVQSILPHGGEEATWEGKAKLLAIPNSRIRQLNEEIQKIATRQDVKYLDLHPLFTNKQGNLNQELTTDGLHLNPQGYLVWRTALQIYNNKQLAPQRQENQLGTSRERI